In the genome of Pseudomonas putida, one region contains:
- a CDS encoding sce7726 family protein: protein MSTGQKKLDLCQHSAVARLFSPTIIRELATKGRSPLFSKLLLESRLLDSLDSRISVGAAFDMAFSYLKKKAYRTEYTYKAAIANKLLLGRHSLNTASLISEFRIENCKADIAIFNGTSTAYEIKSERDKLQRLNRQLSSYEKMFAKIYVVIGQNHIDEILKITPQNTGILVLNDRHSISTIREASECPEKICPITICSALQAKERIQLLEDFGIKPPDVPNTEMYRATANLFSQLDPKDVHDRMVKVIRESRKSSELIDFIPKVPKSLTAAVLAAPPKEKDRPQFMGAINTPVMEALYWA from the coding sequence ATGAGTACTGGTCAAAAAAAACTAGACCTCTGTCAGCATTCCGCCGTCGCGCGCCTTTTCTCTCCAACGATAATTCGTGAGCTAGCGACCAAGGGACGGTCTCCGCTTTTCTCCAAGCTCCTACTAGAGAGCCGGCTGCTAGACAGCCTTGACAGCAGAATTTCTGTCGGAGCAGCTTTCGACATGGCTTTTTCTTACTTAAAGAAGAAAGCCTACCGAACTGAGTATACATACAAAGCAGCGATAGCCAATAAGCTTTTACTTGGACGCCACTCACTGAACACAGCCTCACTTATATCTGAGTTCCGCATCGAGAACTGCAAGGCTGACATCGCCATATTCAACGGCACCTCCACGGCTTATGAAATAAAATCCGAAAGAGATAAATTGCAACGACTTAACAGACAGTTAAGCTCTTACGAGAAAATGTTTGCAAAGATTTATGTGGTTATAGGGCAAAACCACATAGACGAAATTCTAAAAATCACCCCCCAGAACACAGGAATCCTAGTACTGAACGACAGGCACTCAATATCAACTATCAGGGAAGCCAGCGAGTGCCCAGAGAAAATTTGCCCTATAACCATTTGCAGTGCTTTACAAGCAAAAGAACGGATTCAGCTTCTTGAAGATTTCGGTATAAAACCGCCAGATGTCCCAAATACAGAAATGTACAGGGCTACAGCAAACCTCTTTAGCCAACTCGACCCGAAAGATGTTCACGACAGGATGGTCAAAGTAATCAGAGAGTCCAGAAAGTCTAGTGAATTAATAGATTTCATCCCTAAGGTACCGAAATCTCTCACCGCCGCAGTTCTAGCAGCCCCACCGAAAGAAAAGGACCGCCCACAATTCATGGGGGCAATTAATACACCAGTCATGGAGGCCCTATACTGGGCTTGA
- a CDS encoding sce7725 family protein, whose amino-acid sequence MYHPYFRGKQFDLLAVRECAKIFADSKFTPIIEPVRESLSGLMRAIGELSEYEASAVLIANPRYGDHTEKTDALQELIEEDLKSHDNISIGILLTESINTWNAISLAEKYKNRKLVFIHADFQEAKDLSAAISTEQIEASHIFFESHCGKLYRRYFDSPDRVLLRDGFKRQANSKYPDTEPFSDLHVTFLEEGMSGFGDFLIVGDEYSEGGGPAYAVAIHLTYIDDSMDDTMYVHHFKSDRQNTPTDPAGKFYEAVTKLAAAVEAKDSKIYRSTAVEEFLKLHKSGHFPGLGYVKKLSMKHHIETLAEYFRG is encoded by the coding sequence ATGTATCACCCATATTTCCGAGGAAAACAGTTTGATCTATTAGCCGTTCGCGAATGCGCAAAAATTTTCGCAGACAGTAAATTCACTCCGATAATAGAGCCTGTTAGAGAGTCTCTCAGCGGACTTATGCGCGCGATCGGAGAACTCAGCGAGTATGAGGCATCAGCGGTATTAATAGCCAATCCACGCTATGGTGACCATACAGAAAAAACCGACGCACTCCAGGAGCTCATCGAGGAAGACCTTAAGAGCCATGACAACATTTCAATTGGGATCTTACTAACAGAAAGCATTAACACCTGGAATGCCATTTCACTTGCGGAAAAATATAAAAACAGAAAATTAGTTTTTATACATGCCGACTTCCAAGAAGCAAAGGACCTTTCTGCGGCAATATCGACTGAACAAATTGAGGCCAGTCACATATTTTTTGAAAGCCACTGTGGAAAGCTCTATCGACGCTATTTCGATAGCCCGGATAGAGTTCTTCTTCGAGATGGCTTTAAGCGGCAAGCTAATAGCAAATACCCTGACACTGAGCCTTTCTCCGACCTTCATGTGACTTTCTTAGAGGAAGGCATGAGTGGGTTTGGTGACTTCCTAATTGTAGGTGATGAGTACTCAGAGGGTGGCGGCCCTGCCTACGCCGTAGCGATCCATCTGACCTATATTGATGACTCCATGGACGACACCATGTACGTACATCACTTTAAGTCAGATAGGCAAAACACACCCACAGACCCAGCCGGAAAATTTTATGAGGCCGTTACAAAATTAGCAGCCGCCGTGGAAGCAAAAGACTCGAAAATATATCGAAGCACTGCCGTCGAAGAATTCCTTAAACTTCACAAAAGCGGACACTTCCCTGGCTTAGGGTATGTAAAAAAACTCTCAATGAAGCACCACATAGAAACTTTGGCAGAGTATTTTCGAGGCTAA